The following are from one region of the Litorilinea aerophila genome:
- a CDS encoding Gfo/Idh/MocA family protein produces the protein MAEQIGVAIIGCGGIAHSHLDGWLAAADLCAVRALADPNPSALQALHAKVPSASAYADYREALERPDVAVVEILTPPGLHYEIARDAIDAGKDVLIIKPFTVELSHADDLIARARSRGVRLMAGQPMRFDPHFAKARELIQAGRIGTPTRFYSRGFMRQEWLRKATHWFSNLAISGGITIENIVHQTDAMAWMGGPVRSVFGLAGTFHTADWPGGGLPDDQISFLMHFASGAIGVVEGGTAQPTGMPSFMFEVVGTEGGIYLDHGALVVGRGVRESDGYAERYEFRRGRSEAAMIRAFLEAIHAGEDVPVPAADGRYAVELCWAALQSARSGQPVSLPLDPAHYPTYATSH, from the coding sequence ATGGCTGAGCAAATTGGTGTCGCCATCATCGGCTGTGGCGGCATTGCCCATTCCCACCTGGACGGCTGGCTGGCCGCCGCAGATCTCTGTGCCGTGCGCGCCCTGGCCGATCCCAATCCGTCGGCCCTGCAGGCTCTCCATGCCAAAGTGCCCTCGGCCAGCGCCTACGCCGATTACCGGGAAGCCCTGGAGCGGCCGGATGTGGCCGTCGTCGAGATTTTGACCCCGCCAGGGCTTCACTACGAGATCGCCCGGGATGCCATCGACGCGGGCAAGGACGTGCTGATCATCAAGCCCTTCACGGTGGAGCTCTCCCACGCCGACGACCTCATCGCCCGAGCCAGGTCCAGGGGGGTGCGCCTCATGGCCGGGCAGCCCATGCGCTTTGATCCCCACTTTGCCAAGGCCCGTGAGCTGATCCAGGCCGGACGCATCGGCACCCCCACCCGCTTCTACAGCCGGGGCTTCATGCGGCAGGAGTGGCTGCGCAAGGCCACCCACTGGTTCTCCAACCTGGCCATCAGCGGCGGCATCACCATCGAAAATATCGTCCACCAGACCGACGCCATGGCCTGGATGGGCGGCCCGGTGCGCTCGGTGTTTGGCCTGGCCGGCACCTTCCACACGGCCGACTGGCCTGGCGGCGGCCTGCCGGATGATCAGATCTCGTTCCTGATGCATTTTGCCAGCGGCGCCATCGGTGTGGTGGAAGGGGGCACCGCCCAACCCACCGGCATGCCATCCTTCATGTTCGAAGTCGTGGGCACCGAAGGCGGCATCTATCTGGACCATGGCGCGCTGGTGGTGGGCCGTGGCGTCCGGGAAAGCGACGGCTATGCCGAGCGCTATGAATTTCGCCGCGGGCGCAGTGAAGCGGCCATGATCCGGGCCTTCCTGGAAGCCATCCACGCCGGCGAGGATGTACCGGTGCCGGCCGCCGACGGACGTTACGCGGTGGAGCTCTGCTGGGCCGCCCTCCAATCTGCCCGTAGCGGGCAGCCAGTCTCCCTTCCCCTGGACCCGGCCCATTACCCCACGTATGCCACCAGTCACTGA
- a CDS encoding NAD-dependent epimerase/dehydratase family protein yields the protein MAKRKVLVTGASGLIAGLLLPAFQERYDLTLLDVRTTNRLGQEIPGIQIADLTDRNRDNYRHHFQGVDTVVHCGFVRAADENDPDQRFWAEFANVQMAYNVYQVSWEEGVRRVVVASSNHAADYYEPLILDHKMDVVTPDMRALSDNYYGWAKEAYEHLGFVFAVGKVNAALAPGVQQRIGHHGGATILDRAQGRPLENVQIRIGGPRETDVANCPKGDLRCMRRALAAYISQRDLQQLFIKSIETEDIRDENGVPFQIFYGVSNNPHAFWSIVNARKVIGYEPQDNSEVRFHALVTEHIRAAQEKERQGTQKPETE from the coding sequence ATGGCCAAACGCAAAGTCCTTGTCACCGGCGCATCTGGTCTGATCGCCGGTCTCTTGTTGCCAGCGTTCCAGGAACGCTACGACCTGACCCTGTTGGACGTGCGCACCACCAACCGACTTGGCCAGGAGATCCCCGGCATCCAGATCGCCGACCTGACCGACCGCAACCGGGACAACTACCGCCACCATTTCCAGGGGGTGGACACTGTAGTCCACTGCGGTTTTGTACGCGCGGCGGACGAAAACGACCCAGACCAGCGCTTCTGGGCCGAGTTCGCCAACGTGCAGATGGCCTACAACGTCTACCAGGTATCCTGGGAAGAGGGCGTGCGCCGGGTGGTGGTGGCCAGCTCCAACCACGCGGCCGACTACTACGAACCCCTGATCCTGGACCACAAAATGGACGTGGTCACGCCGGACATGCGGGCCCTGTCGGACAACTACTACGGCTGGGCCAAGGAAGCCTACGAGCACCTGGGCTTCGTCTTTGCCGTGGGCAAAGTAAACGCGGCCCTGGCGCCGGGCGTGCAGCAGCGGATCGGCCACCACGGCGGCGCCACCATCCTGGACCGGGCCCAAGGCCGCCCCCTGGAAAATGTCCAGATCCGCATCGGCGGCCCCCGGGAGACCGACGTGGCCAACTGCCCCAAGGGCGACCTGCGCTGCATGCGCCGCGCCCTGGCCGCCTACATCAGCCAGCGGGATCTGCAACAGCTCTTCATCAAAAGCATCGAAACCGAGGACATCCGGGACGAGAATGGCGTGCCCTTCCAGATCTTCTACGGCGTCAGCAACAATCCCCACGCCTTCTGGAGCATTGTCAACGCCCGCAAGGTCATCGGCTACGAGCCCCAGGACAACAGCGAAGTGCGCTTCCATGCCCTGGTGACCGAGCACATCCGCGCTGCCCAGGAAAAAGAGAGGCAGGGCACACAGAAACCGGAAACAGAGTAG
- a CDS encoding dihydrodipicolinate synthase family protein codes for MSQPWRGIFVIVVTPFTSGYELDEESLRKEVRYCIEAGAHGLVGPANASEFPTLSDDERRRWIEIVVAEAGGQIPVIAATTSGHWLPALELSRHAQRVGADGIMAMPPHVLHPDAEGCYAYYKALSDGLEIPIFVQNYIGPVGTPMSPQLLARMCRELKHVDYLKEETLPEPRQISATIAAAGDACKGVFGGQGGIYMLDEYRRGACGNMPASQATEVHVAIWEKLEQGDEAGARQLFNRLLPLINFERMHGVAAYKEVLYRRGIFATRLSRAPGKYLDDLDRVELDAILADVEPLFTIS; via the coding sequence ATGTCCCAACCCTGGCGAGGGATCTTCGTCATCGTCGTGACGCCCTTCACATCCGGCTACGAGCTGGACGAGGAGAGCCTCCGCAAAGAGGTGCGCTACTGCATCGAGGCTGGCGCCCATGGCCTGGTCGGGCCGGCCAACGCCAGCGAGTTCCCCACCCTCTCCGACGACGAGCGCCGGCGTTGGATCGAGATCGTGGTCGCCGAAGCCGGCGGCCAGATCCCGGTCATCGCGGCCACCACGTCCGGCCACTGGCTGCCCGCCCTGGAACTGAGCCGCCATGCCCAGCGGGTGGGCGCGGATGGCATCATGGCCATGCCTCCCCATGTCCTCCACCCAGATGCCGAAGGCTGCTATGCGTACTACAAAGCCCTCTCCGACGGCCTGGAGATCCCCATCTTCGTGCAAAATTACATCGGTCCGGTGGGCACGCCCATGAGCCCCCAGCTCCTGGCCCGCATGTGCCGGGAACTGAAGCACGTGGATTACCTGAAGGAAGAGACCTTGCCAGAGCCCAGGCAGATCAGCGCCACCATCGCCGCGGCTGGCGATGCCTGCAAAGGGGTCTTTGGTGGGCAGGGCGGCATTTACATGCTGGATGAGTATCGGCGGGGCGCCTGTGGCAACATGCCCGCCAGCCAGGCCACCGAGGTGCACGTGGCCATCTGGGAGAAGCTGGAGCAGGGCGACGAGGCCGGCGCCCGCCAGCTCTTCAACCGCTTGCTCCCGCTCATCAACTTCGAGCGCATGCACGGCGTGGCCGCCTACAAAGAGGTGCTCTACCGCCGGGGCATCTTCGCCACCCGCCTCTCCCGCGCGCCGGGCAAATACCTGGACGACCTGGATCGGGTCGAGCTGGATGCCATCCTGGCCGATGTGGAACCATTGTTTACAATATCGTAA